A genomic stretch from Lathyrus oleraceus cultivar Zhongwan6 chromosome 2, CAAS_Psat_ZW6_1.0, whole genome shotgun sequence includes:
- the LOC127119515 gene encoding probable apyrase 6 — protein sequence MRRLNARNRVGSNPNQMDPTVKRIQVRSTNLFARNSNSNYSSKCLCFKTTFIGPLFFSFLLIVSYYTFFSSSSSGARTSFRYTIIVDGGSTGTRVHVFKYRVTNALDFGKKGVVSMRVNPGLSSFAEDPDGAGSSLSELVEFAKHRIPKERWRETEIRLMATAGMRMLDVEVQRTILESCRSVLRSSGFKFSDDWASVITGSDEGVYAWVVANYALGTLGGDPLETTGIIELGGASAQVTFVSREAMLPLFSRTVKFGNITYSLYSHSLLHFGLNVAHDSWREALISGDSNLASQYIKDGLHIDPCTPAGYSYNVDSWKSSPSSHSEESEYQPTVQSRGNFSACRSAALTLLQKGKESCSYQHCDIGSTFIPKLQGKFLATENFFHTSKFFGLGPHAYLSKLMTAGQKFCGEDWLRIKKKYVSHDEEDLLRHCFSSAYIVALLHDSLGIGMDDDRIKVANQVRNIPLDWALGAFILQTTADSDPHNHNWIASIFSNESPTLLTLVGIFIILLFTAWSISRWRKPQLKTIYDLEKGRYITTRVGR from the exons ATGCGACGATTGAATGCTCGCAATCGGGTCGGCTCAAATCCAAACCAAATGGATCCAACCGTGAAACGGATCCAAGTCCGCTCCACCAATCTCTTCGCTCGCAACAGCAATAGCAACTACAGTTCAAAGTGTCTCTGTTTCAAGACCACGTTCATCGGTCCTCTCTTCTTCTCGTTCCTCCTCATCGTTTCATACTACACCTTCTTCTCTTCCTCATCATCGGGAGCCAGAACCAGTTTCCGTTACACTATAATCGTCGACGGTGGAAGCACGGGAACTAGGGTTCATGTGTTTAAGTATAGGGTTACAAACGCGTTGGATTTTGGGAAAAAGGGTGTGGTTTCGATGAGAGTGAATCCAGGTTTATCGTCGTTTGCGGAGGATCCAGACGGAGCGGGTAGTTCGCTGTCGGAGCTGGTGGAGTTTGCGAAACATCGGATCCCCAAGGAGAGGTGGAGGGAGACGGAGATTCGGCTTATGGCTACTGCTGGGATGAGGATGCTGGATGTTGAAGTGCAGCGGACTATTCTAGAGTCTTGTAGGAGTGTTTTGCGTTCTTCTGGATTCAAGTTTAGTGATGATTGGGCTTCTGTTATAACAG GTTCTGATGAAGGAGTGTATGCCTGGGTTGTTGCTAATTATGCACTGGGAACTCTTGGAGGTGATCCGTTGGAGACAACTGGGATTATCGAACTTGGTGGTGCTTCTGCTCAG GTAACCTTCGTATCAAGAGAAGCAATGCTGCCTTTGTTCTCACGCACTGTTAAATTTGGGAATATCACTTACAGCCTTTACAGCCACAGCTTGCTTCATTTTGGCCTG AATGTTGCTCATGACTCATGGAGAGAAGCACTTATATCAGGAGATTCAAACCTGG CTTCTCAATATATTAAGGATGGGTTGCACATAGATCCTTGTACTCCGGCAGGGTACTCTTATAATGTGGATTCGTGGAAGTCCTCGCCTAGCTCACATAGTGAAGAAAGCGAATATCAGCCCACTGTTCAGTCAAGGGGAAACTTTTCTGCGTGCAGGTCTGCAGCATTGACCCTATTACAAAAGGGGAAAG AGTCGTGTTCTTATCAGCATTGTGACATAGGATCGACTTTTATACCTAAGCTTCAGGGGAAATTTTTGGCTACAGAAAATTTCTTTCACACATCAAAG TTTTTTGGATTGGGGCCACATGCTTATCTCTCCAAGTTGATGACTGCTGGGCAAAAATTCTGTGGAGAGGATTGGTTAAGGATAAAAAAAAAATATGTCTCCCACGACGAGGAAGATTTACTTCGACATTGCTTCTCTTCTGCTTACATTGTTGCTCTGCTTCATGACAGTCTTGGGATTGGTATGGATGATGATAG GATCAAAGTTGCTAATCAGGTGAGAAATATTCCGCTCGACTGGGCTTTAGGAGCTTTTATTCTGCAAACTACAGCGGATTCAGATCCACATAACCATAACTGGATTGCCTCCATTTTCAGCAATGAATCACCCACTCTCCTCACACTGGTTGGAATTTTTATAATACTGTTGTTTACAGCATGGTCTATATCTAGGTGGAGGAAACCTCAGTTGAAGACAATTTATGACCTAGAAAAGGGACGATATATAACTACACGAGTTGGTAGGTAA
- the LOC127121428 gene encoding PHD finger protein MALE STERILITY 1 — translation MLNVAVVGNKRRKRCGRVFRFKNFGEQGYPVMFNGSSFRENVNALLEYASLENNVNIGMPMWSFQLELHHHPPLHVLLFVIEESIEAAINRHCNHCQYVGWGNHLICNKKYHFLLPSKEALSSCTSCENCCDSVGTMNNGKSKLIELEGHMMHGVFHSNGFGHLLCVNGLEMGSNLGGNQIMEFWNRLCNGLQARKVSLNDTSQKRGMELRLVNGIAYSEPWFGRWGYKFGRGCFGVTQSMYQKAIEAIRSMPLYLLTHHIANSNHEIPLIFSRYQTLSDHSLITLGDLFHYILELKSRLPRETCIGSYNTNALVETNCRWSPKRIEMATRVIVEALKRTEFRWVSRQEVRDAARVYIGDTGLLDFVLKSLGNHVVGNYLVRRSLNPVTKVLEYCLEDISNAYPCHEGLVMSSSNKVKDKYKITKGQLMKDMICLYKYILIDTKPIIGSEFLSAIPLAARIILDTKYLIKDYGEVPLQVELGSEGKFNLYCTILLRNVNNVGHDHEYYLNNEISMPMPPYECITLKSCATINDLKLEVERNFREIYWGLRGFVVEPNEILVNAKGNEMVFGMIEVGGKLVLEGWHGSDMIEHICERNPNKGIVDCTCGTKEDDGERMVSCDICEILQHTRCVRIPNDEEVPHIFLCKRCEQEIVLFPSLP, via the exons ATGTTGAATGTTGCTGTTGTTGGTAACAAGAGAAGGAAAAGATGTGGGAGAGTTTTCAGGTTCAAGAATTTCGGAGAACAAGGTTACCCGGTTATGTTTAATGGTTCATCGTTTCGCGAAAATGTGAATGCTTTACTTGAATATGCGAGTTTGGAGAATAATGTAAATATTGGAATGCCTATGTGGTCTTTTCAACTTGAGCTGCATCATCATCCACCTTTGCATGTTTTGTTGTTTGTGATTGAAGAATCAATTGAGGCAGCCATAAATCGCCATTGCAACCATTGTCAATATGTTG GTTGGGGCAACCATTTGATTTGCAATAAGAAGTATCATTTTCTATTACCTTCTAAGGAGGCACTAAGTAGCTGCACAAGCTGTGAAAATTGTTGTGATTCAGTTGGTACAATGAACAATGGTAAGTCAAAATTAATAGAATTAGAAGGTCATATGATGCATGGTGTGTTTCACTCTAATGGATTTGGACATTTGCTATGTGTCAATGGCTTGGAAATGGGTTCTAATTTGGGTGGCAACCAAATCATGGAGTTTTGGAATCGTTTGTGCAATGGATTGCAAGCAAG GAAAGTGAGTTTGAATGATACATCACAAAAAAGAGGCATGGAATTGAGACTTGTGAATGGAATAGCATATAGTGAGCCATGGTTTGGTCGTTGGGGATAcaagtttggtagaggatgcTTTGGTGTAACACAATCAATGTACCAAAAAGCCATAGAAGCAATAAGAAGTATGCCCCTATACTTACTTACACACCACATTGCAAATTCCAATCATGAAATCCCATTAATCTTCTCAAGGTACCAAACACTTTCTGATCACTCTCTTATAACCCTTGGTGACTTATTTCACTATATATTAGAGCTCAAGTCACGACTTCCGCGTGAAACATGCATTGGTTCGTACAACACAAATGCCTTAGTCGAAACAAATTGTCGTTGGTCGCCTAAAAGGATTGAAATGGCGACGAGGGTTATCGTTGAGGCCTTAAAAAGAACGGAATTCAGATGGGTTTCGAGACAAGAAGTTAGGGATGCAGCGCGCGTTTACATAGGTGATACTGGTTTGTTGGATTTTGTTTTGAAGTCGCTAGGTAACCATGTTGTTGGAAACTATTTGGTTCGCCGGAGCTTGAATCCGGTTACTAAAGTTTTGGAGTATTGTTTAGAAGACATTTCTAATGCTTACCCTTGTCATGAAGGGTTGGTTATGAGTAGTAGTAATAAAGTTAAGGACAAGTACAAAATCACAAAGGGTCAACTTATGAAGGACATGATTTGTTTGTACAAGTACATACTTATTGATACAAAACCAATTATAGGGTCGGAATTTCTTTCAGCTATACCATTGGCAGCTAGAATAATTCTTGACACAAAGTATCTAATCAAAGACTATGGAGAGGTACCTTTGCAAGTTGAATTAGGATCAGAAGGAAAATTTAATCTTTATTGTACAATTTTGTTGAGGAATGTTAACAATGTAGGGCATGATCATGAGTATTATTTGAACAATGAAATATCAATGCCAATGCCACCTTATGAATGTATCACATTGAAAAGTTGTGCTACAATTAATGACTTAAAGCTAGAAGTTGAAAGGAATTTTAGGGAAATCTATTGGGGGTTAAGGGGTTTTGTAGTGGAACCAAATGAGATTTTGGTGAATGCAAAAGGGAATGAAATGGTTTTTGGAATGATTGAAGTTGGTGGAAAACTTGTTCTTGAAGGTTGGCATGGTAGTGACATGATTGAGCACATATGTGAAAGGAATCCAAATAAGGGAATTGTGGATTGCACTTGTGGAACTAAAGAAGATGATGGTGAAAGAATGGTGTCTTGTGATATTTGTGAAATTTTGCAACACACTAGATGTGTTAGAATTCCAAATGATGAAGAAGTTCCTCATATTTTTCTATGCAAAAGGTGTGAGCAAGAAATTGTTCTTTTCCCTTCTTTGCCATAA